In Candidatus Kryptoniota bacterium, the sequence TGCGGAAATGCTGCACTGGGCGCTTCCAGCCGAGCTGTTCTTGAAGTACGAGGAGTTTGAGAACCGCCTGAAAGCGGAGAAGATATTCGATGTCTACGAAGAGTTCGTCCGCGGCGGCTACTGGAGGAATTTTCTCGTGAAGTATCCCGAGTCAAACAACATACACAAAAAGATGATAAGACTTTCCGAGCGGGCACACGCGCTCGAGAGGAGAGGAAAAAATGTCGACAGGGTCCTGGATAAAATCTGGGCGGCCCAATGCAATGATCCGTACTGGCACGGTATCTTCGGAGGACTCTACCTGCCGAATCTTCGGTACCCGGTGTACAAAAGTCTTATACAGGCCGAGGTGGAGCTGGACAGGCTCGAAAGGAAACCTAAACTCTCCGTGACTCATGAGGATTTCGACAGGGACGGCTCGGAGGAAATTCTTGTGGAAACGAATGTCCTGGACGCATACTTGAAGCCTGAAGAGGGGGGCGTACTCTTCGAGCTCGACTATAAACCGGTACCGTTTAATTTTATGGATATACTCAGCCGCCGGCCGGAAGGGTATCACAACAAACTGAAGCAGCCCGCTGCCGCAGACACGAACAGGGAAGGAATCCAGAGCATCCATGAAATGGTCGTGTCAAAAGAACCCGGACTTGAGAAGCTCTTGAACTACGACTGGTACAGGCGCGCATCTTTCATCGACCACTTCATCGGGCGGACTACTCTTGAGGAATTTGCTGCCGCCAAATATCCTGAGCTCGGCAGCTTTGTGAAGAGCCCGTACTCGAAAAAGATTGAACGCAGAAACGGGCGGGCCAGCGTTCAGCTGTCCTGCGACGGCTTCGTAGACGGCGTGCCCGTGCGTATTGTGAAGACATTTGAGTTTGCGGGCGGGTCCGGAACAATCTTATGCCGATATGTCGTGCAAAACCTCGGTCCCGCACCGATAGATGTGGACTTCGGAGTCGAATTTAATTTTGGGCTGATGGCGGGCGATGCCCATGACAGGTATTACACCATTAACGGTTCGAAGCCAGCCGAACCGAGATTGAGGAGCTCAGGGACTACCGACGCCGTGAAATCGGTTTCTCTTACAGATGAGTGGCAAGGACTCAAGGTCCAGATAGAGCCTGACCGACCCCTTACCATGTGGCGATTCCCAATCGAGACCGTCTCGTTATCGGAGGCGGGTTTTGAGAGAGTATACCAGAGTTCGACGATGCTTCTCCACTCTCGCGAGAGGATCGAAAGGGAATTGAGAGTCGGATTCAAGCTCATTCTGGCTAAATCGAGGTAATATTCGGGGCTATACCGCGAATTCTGACGGTTTCCTTGTGGAGCAAAAGGGCTTATCTTATATTTTCTTGTGAGGACGATGTGACGAATTTCATAAAGAAACGTTGAACACACCCGATGAATAAGTTGTTGATAAGGTGTGAGAATTTTCTGAAAGGGATATTCATGAAGTTGTTCAAGAGCAAGCTATCGACTGCAGCGGCGATCTTCCTGATGATCGTCGGTATTCTGATTGGCACGCAAATACAAAATGTTTTCAGCGGCGACGACTTATATGACCAGCTCCAGAAATTTCAGGACGTGGTCAGCCTGGTCGACAAATATTACGTCGAGAATATCGACACGCAGAAACTCGTCGACGCGGCGATTAACGGGCTTCTTACCCAGCTTGATCCGCACTCCGTTTATATTCCCTCAAAAGAAGTGCAGCAGATTTCAGAAGACTTCAAAGGCTCGTTCGACGGGATCGGGATCGAGTATGATGTTGTGAACGATTCGCTCCTTGTCGTTTCTCCGATCGCGGGTGGTCCGAGCGAAATGGTCGGTCTTGAGGCCGGGGACAAGATCATTGAGATAGACGGGAAATCCGCGATAGGCATAACGCGCGACGAAGTGCAGAAGAAATTGAGGGGACCGAAGGGGACGAAAGTCACGGTTACAGTTGCTCGCAACGGAATGAACAAGCCGCTGGAGTTCGAGATAACGCGGGACAAGATACCTCTGTACTCGGTGTCGGCATCTTTTATGGTGACCGATGAGGTGGGATATGTATATGTGAACAGGTTTGCTGAAACCACAAGTAAAGAGCTGGAAGCTGCTCTTGAAAAACTGAAATCGGAGGGCATGAAGGAGCTCATACTCGACCTGCGCGACAATCCCGGCGGGCTTCTCGACCAGGCAGTCGATGTCGCGAGCGAGTTCGTCCCCGATGGCAAGACAATCGTCTACACAAAAGGGAGAGTGCAGCAGGCAAATGAGAATTTTGCTTCGACGGGCGGAAGCTATACTAAAATCCCCCTGATAGTTCTTATAAACGGCGGCTCGGCCTCGGCCAGCGAAATTGTTTCAGGCTCTATTCAGGACCTCGACAGAGGTTTGATCGTGGGAGAGACCAGCTTCGGAAAAGGACTGGTCCAAAGGCAGTTCCCGTTAAGAGATGGCTCTGCTGTGCGGATCACCGTCGCTAGGTATTATACTCCCAGCGGCCGCCTGATTCAGCGGCCCTACGGAAAGGACCGCACAAAGTACTTCATGGCGGCTATGCAGATCGACAGCTCTGAGGAGTCGGGGTCCAATATTTCACATACCATTGAAAGCGATTCCGGACGAGAGGTCTATAAGACCGTTTCGGGAAGAGCCGTCTACGGCGGCGGCGGCATAACTCCCGATTACATCGTAAAAATGGCGAAGGTGCCAAACTTCATTTACGATTTTCAGGTGAAGAGGATCTTCCTTGAATATGTCGACAGCCATTACAGCCAATCGCAGGAAAAATTGAAAAGCGATTACGGAACCCTTGAGCAATTCGATGAGAACTTTCAGGTCGGCGGTAAGATTCTCGACGACATATATTCACAAGCAGTAAAGGCCGGTATCAAAGTGACCCGCGATGAGTACGATGCGAATGAGAAGATTGTCGCGATGCTCATCAAGGCTCAGATAGGGCGAAATGTCTGGGGAAATGACGGATGGTACAGAGTGGTCCTTGACTACGATAAACAATTCGAGAAAGCCGTTACCCTTTTCCCTGAGGCGAGTGAGATAGCGGGCCTGAAGCTGAAGTAGACGTTTGAAACCGCCGCTTGAGAAACATTTTCGTCCTGAGAACTTGCTGAAGTGAGGAGCGGAATTCTCCGAATCGCGGGATGATATATTGCGGTCGTTTGCCCAGCAGGACATTGAGCCGGGTCTGTCATACACCCGCGATTATGTTTAAGAATCCGGCTCGTCGCGAATTCTCTACACCATACTGACTGGCGCGACACCCATCCAACCGGAATTCATATAGACTTATAATTGAATCTGAATTAATATGAAATTCATTCGCTCAATTCTCAGTCGCGGAAGGATCGTGAAAGTATCTCTCGTCATTTTGATCTTCTTTGCCGCGATCCTTTTTTCCATAAGAACCATTTATGCGCTATCGATTTTCGGCGGGCTGAATCGTGCACTTGAGTCGGCCGGATGGCAGGTCGCGGATGATGATTTCATGATGCAGCCCAGGGAAGAGATGACTTTCGAAGCCAGCTATCTCCTCTTCAAGATAGGATCTGTTAGATTTCAGGTCCTCGGAAAAGCTGACTTCAATAAAGTGCCGGCGTATCGCCTGAGAGCCTTCATCGATTCGTACAGCGGGATACCATTCGTGAACTTGCATGCCGTCTTCGAGACCTATGCAGATGCTAAGACATTTTATTGTCTTTCGACTTCGAACAGTCAGAAGCAAGGCGATAACTGGGTGTACACGAGATATGATTTTGATTATGAGAGAAAAGCGATCGAACGGGAGCAATCCGAGAACGGGAAAGTCATCAACCGTCTCGATTATCCGCTCGACAAGGGTTACACCGACGGTCTCAGTTTCTTTTATTACTTGCGCGAAGCGAGCAAAAGGGCGGACGGCAAAAAGACGTTTCTTTATATCCCTATAGTGGTGGACACGGTGCTTTCATCGGTCGAAATGACTATCAATGAGGGGCACGAGTCGTGCAACGTAACCGCTTTTGATTTTCCCTTGGATGCTAACCGTATGTCGGGTCACATAAACTTCAAAGGGTTCTTCGGCGTCACAGGTGATTTCACCGGATGGATGAGCACTGATTCCTCCCAAGTTCCCCTTAAGGCGGATGTCAAGGTCATTCTTGGAAGCGTAGTCGTGAAACTCAAGGATATCAAGAGAAGCAACTGGTCTCCCGTTAGGAGTGGCGAATGATATGGCTGGCCCATCTCGACAAAACTCCTCTGCTCCACGAAAGTGTGTTCGTGGCCGAGGGCGCCAGGATAATCGGCGACGTGACCATCGGAAGAGATTCAAGCGTATGGTTCAATGCGGTGATTCGCGGCGACGTGAATTATATTAGGATCGGCGAAAGGACGAATATCCAGGACAACGCTGTGATACACGTTACTTACGAAAGATTTCCGACTTTTGTAGCTTCTAATGTCACCGTAGGACATGCCGCGGTTATCCATGGGTGCACAGTGGAGGATTATTGCCTGGTTGGTATGGGAGCAATTCTGTTGGATGGATGCAAACTCGGCGATCATAGTCTGGTGGCAGCCGGATCACTTGTTCGAGAAGGTTTCGTGGTGCCGCCGAGAAGCCTGGTGGCCGGGGTCCCCGCAAGAGTGGTTCGGGAGTTGACCAGCGATGAGTACGATCGACTCGCGCGGTCGGCCCAGCATTATGTGGATTATGTAGCTAACTACAGAAAGCAGGAGACCAAATGATACGAGGGGGGCGTCGATGAAAGTGAAATTCTGGGGCGTTCGTGGCTCGATCGCGACACCCGGCAAGTCCACGATGCGATACGGCGGCAATACTTCTTGCACCGAAGTCCATCTCGACAACGGGAACCTATTGATATTGGATGCCGGAACCGGAATCAGAAATCTTGGCAACAAACTTGTCGCGGGAAAAAAGAAAGTCCGCGCCTACATCATGATCACACATCCTCACTGGGACCATATCCAGGGATTCCCATTCTTCAGACCCGCGTTTATTGAGGGAAACGAGATCACAATAGTGGGCCCGGAGGCAAACGGAGTGAAACTCGACGAGATCATTTCTGAACAGATGAATAAAA encodes:
- a CDS encoding alpha-amylase/4-alpha-glucanotransferase domain-containing protein, with product MKTINLVLGIHNHQPIGNFDHVIEDAYQKSYKPFLDVLKKYPKIKVSQHYTGFLFEWLKKHHPEIMVELKSLIKSGQVHLMSGGFYEPILAIIPDKDKSGQIRKLNDYIKKNFNISPTGMWLAERVWEQHIVKPIAEAGIKSVVIDDTHFKYVGLKDEDLLGYYVTEEQGKTVNIFPISKMLRYTIPFQSVEKTVDYLRSIASEDGSRIAVYADDGEKFGVWPHTYKHVYQDGWLEHFFAALQENSDWIRIIHFSEAMEKVKPIGRVYLQNASYAEMLHWALPAELFLKYEEFENRLKAEKIFDVYEEFVRGGYWRNFLVKYPESNNIHKKMIRLSERAHALERRGKNVDRVLDKIWAAQCNDPYWHGIFGGLYLPNLRYPVYKSLIQAEVELDRLERKPKLSVTHEDFDRDGSEEILVETNVLDAYLKPEEGGVLFELDYKPVPFNFMDILSRRPEGYHNKLKQPAAADTNREGIQSIHEMVVSKEPGLEKLLNYDWYRRASFIDHFIGRTTLEEFAAAKYPELGSFVKSPYSKKIERRNGRASVQLSCDGFVDGVPVRIVKTFEFAGGSGTILCRYVVQNLGPAPIDVDFGVEFNFGLMAGDAHDRYYTINGSKPAEPRLRSSGTTDAVKSVSLTDEWQGLKVQIEPDRPLTMWRFPIETVSLSEAGFERVYQSSTMLLHSRERIERELRVGFKLILAKSR
- a CDS encoding S41 family peptidase, whose protein sequence is MNKLLIRCENFLKGIFMKLFKSKLSTAAAIFLMIVGILIGTQIQNVFSGDDLYDQLQKFQDVVSLVDKYYVENIDTQKLVDAAINGLLTQLDPHSVYIPSKEVQQISEDFKGSFDGIGIEYDVVNDSLLVVSPIAGGPSEMVGLEAGDKIIEIDGKSAIGITRDEVQKKLRGPKGTKVTVTVARNGMNKPLEFEITRDKIPLYSVSASFMVTDEVGYVYVNRFAETTSKELEAALEKLKSEGMKELILDLRDNPGGLLDQAVDVASEFVPDGKTIVYTKGRVQQANENFASTGGSYTKIPLIVLINGGSASASEIVSGSIQDLDRGLIVGETSFGKGLVQRQFPLRDGSAVRITVARYYTPSGRLIQRPYGKDRTKYFMAAMQIDSSEESGSNISHTIESDSGREVYKTVSGRAVYGGGGITPDYIVKMAKVPNFIYDFQVKRIFLEYVDSHYSQSQEKLKSDYGTLEQFDENFQVGGKILDDIYSQAVKAGIKVTRDEYDANEKIVAMLIKAQIGRNVWGNDGWYRVVLDYDKQFEKAVTLFPEASEIAGLKLK
- a CDS encoding DUF3108 domain-containing protein; amino-acid sequence: MKVSLVILIFFAAILFSIRTIYALSIFGGLNRALESAGWQVADDDFMMQPREEMTFEASYLLFKIGSVRFQVLGKADFNKVPAYRLRAFIDSYSGIPFVNLHAVFETYADAKTFYCLSTSNSQKQGDNWVYTRYDFDYERKAIEREQSENGKVINRLDYPLDKGYTDGLSFFYYLREASKRADGKKTFLYIPIVVDTVLSSVEMTINEGHESCNVTAFDFPLDANRMSGHINFKGFFGVTGDFTGWMSTDSSQVPLKADVKVILGSVVVKLKDIKRSNWSPVRSGE
- a CDS encoding gamma carbonic anhydrase family protein, yielding MIWLAHLDKTPLLHESVFVAEGARIIGDVTIGRDSSVWFNAVIRGDVNYIRIGERTNIQDNAVIHVTYERFPTFVASNVTVGHAAVIHGCTVEDYCLVGMGAILLDGCKLGDHSLVAAGSLVREGFVVPPRSLVAGVPARVVRELTSDEYDRLARSAQHYVDYVANYRKQETK